A genome region from Musa acuminata AAA Group cultivar baxijiao chromosome BXJ3-5, Cavendish_Baxijiao_AAA, whole genome shotgun sequence includes the following:
- the LOC135637565 gene encoding asparagine synthetase [glutamine-hydrolyzing]: protein MCGILAVLGCSDESQAKRVRVLELSRRLKHRGPDWSGLHQYGDCYLTHQRLAIVDPASGDQPLYNEDKSIVVTVNGEIYNHEELRKRFPHHKFRTGSDCEVIAHLYEEHGEGFVDMLDGIFSFVLLDTRDNSFIAARDAIGVTPLYIGWGLDGSVWISSEMKGLNDDCEHFEVFPPGHLYSSKEGSYKRWYNPPWYSEAIPSVPYDPLVLREAFEKAVIKRLMTDVPFGVLLSGGLDSSLVAAVTSRHLAGTKAAEQWGTQLHSFCVGLEGSPDLKAAKEVADYLGTVHHEFHFTVQDGIDAIEDVIYHIETYDVTTIRASTPMFLMSRKIKALGVKMVISGEGSDELFGGYLYFHKAPNKEEFHGETCRKVKALHQYDCLRANKATSAWGLESRVPFLDKEFIDVAMSIDPEWKMIKPDLGRIEKWVLRKAFDDEENPYLPKHILYRQKEQFSDGVGYSWIDGLKSHAAEHVSGKMMQNAKHIYPHNTPTTKEAYYYRMIFERFFPQNSARLTIPGGPSVACSTAKAIEWDAQWSKNLDPSGRAALGVHVSAYDPAAVPSSLTTGTSPAMLVNKKQRVMEAKAPELTISS, encoded by the exons ATGTGTGGGATACTGGCAGTCTTGGGTTGCTCCGATGAGTCGCAGGCCAAAAGGGTTCGAGTTCTCGAGCTCTCTCGCAG GTTAAAGCATCGCGGACCAGATTGGAGTGGGCTGCACCAGTATGGAGATTGCTATCTGACGCATCAGAGACTGGCCATCGTCGATCCTGCTTCCGGTGACCAGCCCCTGTACAATGAAGACAAATCCATCGTTGTTACG GTGAATGGAGAAATCTACAACCATGAAGAACTGAGGAAACGGTTTCCTCATCACAAGTTTAGGACTGGGAGTGACTGTGAAGTAATCGCTCATCTG TACGAGGAACATGGCGAAGGATTCGTGGATATGCTGGATGGCATCTTCTCGTTTGTGCTGCTGGACACTCGCGACAACAGCTTCATCGCTGCCCGAGATGCCATCGGAGTTACTCCTCTTTACATCGGCTGGGGACTCGACG GTTCTGTTTGGATATCATCGGAGATGAAAGGTCTGAACGACGACTGCGAACACTTTGAGGTCTTCCCTCCCGGGCACTTGTACTCCAGCAAAGAAGGCAGCTACAAGAGATGGTACAACCCGCCGTGGTACTCGGAGGCGATTCCATCGGTGCCATATGATCCCCTTGTTTTGAGGGAGGCATTTGAGAAG GCTGTCATCAAAAGGCTGATGACCGATGTCCCATTTGGAGTTCTGCTTTCTGGTGGACTCGATTCGTCACTGGTTGCTGCTGTGACTTCTCGTCACTTGGCAGGAACAAAAGCTGCAGAGCAGTGGGGGACTCAACTCCATTCCTTCTGCGTTGGCTTGGAG GGATCACCGGACTTGAAGGCAGCAAAGGAGGTTGCTGACTACCTGGGAACCGTTCACCATGAGTTCCACTTCACCGTTCAG GACGGTATCGATGCGATCGAGGATGTGATCTACCACATCGAGACGTATGATGTTACCACGATCAGAGCTAGCACACCGATGTTCCTTATGTCTCGTAAGATCAAGGCACTGGGAGTGAAGATGGTGATCTCAGGGGAGGGGTCGGATGAACTCTTCGGAGGCTATTTGTACTTCCACAAGGCACCGAACAAGGAAGAATTCCACGGAGAAACATGTCGTAAG GTAAAAGCCCTGCACCAGTATGATTGCCTAAGAGCCAACAAGGCAACATCGGCATGGGGACTGGAATCTCGCGTGCCCTTCTTGGATAAGGAATTCATCGATGTCGCCATGAGCATTGATCCTGAATGGAAAATG ATCAAGCCTGATCTTGGTCGGATCGAGAAGTGGGTACTGAGGAAGGCTTTTGATGATGAGGAGAACCCCTACCTGCCAAAG CACATCCTTTATAGGCAGAAGGAGCAGTTCAGTGATGGTGTTGGCTACAGCTGGATCGATGGCCTCAAGTCCCACGCGGCAGAACAT GTGTCGGGCAAAATGATGCAGAACGCGAAGCACATATACCCACACAACACGCCAACCACGAAGGAAGCCTACTACTACAGGATGATCTTTGAAAGGTTCTTCCCGCAG AACTCTGCGAGGCTGACGATCCCTGGCGGACCAAGCGTGGCATGCAGCACGGCCAAGGCGATCGAGTGGGACGCGCAGTGGTCGAAGAACCTCGACCCCTCGGGCAGAGCTGCTCTGGGCGTCCATGTTTCGGCGTACGATCCCGCCGCCGTGCCGTCTTCTCTCACGACCGGCACGAGCCCCGCCATGCTCGTCAACAAGAAGCAGAGGGTGATGGAAGCGAAAGCGCCGGAGCTCACCATAAGTTCCTGA
- the LOC103986183 gene encoding glutamate--cysteine ligase A, chloroplastic: MAAASGWLVNPIHFSENLGSGFGPERGGALKRRGVFVGFDSLVRHGERRSQGLRWVARGYGRTSGMVVAASPPTDDAVVITEPLTKEDLVGYLASGCKPKEMWRIGTEHEKFGFEVGTLCPMKYEQIADLLNAIAERFDWDKIVEGDYVIGLKQGKQNISLEPGGQFELSGAPLETLHQTCAEVNSHLYQVKAVAEEMGIGFLGIGFQPKWGLKDIPIMPKGRYEIMRNYMPKVGSLGLDMMFRTCTVQVNLDFSSESDMIRKFRAGLSLQPIATSIFANSPFTEGKPNGYLSMRSHIWTDTDNNRTGMLPFVFDDSFGFEQYVDYALDVPMYFVYRNKKYIDCTGLSFRDFMQGKLPCIPGELPTLNDWENHLTTIFPEVRLKRYLEMRGADGGPWRRLCALPAFWVGLLYDEVSLQNVLDMTADWTMEERQMLRRKVPITGLKTPFRDGLLRHVAEEVLQLSKDGLERRGYKEAGFLKEVTDVVQTGVTPAEKLLELYHGKWGCNVDPVFEELLY; this comes from the exons ATGGCGGCGGCTTCCGGTTGGCTTGTCAATCCAATCCACTTCTCTGAGAATTTAGGTTCCGGTTTTGGTCCGGAACGTGGTGGTGCTTTGAAAAGGAGAGGAGTCTTTGTGGGGTTCGATTCCTTGGTGCGGCATGGGGAGAGGAGGTCGCAAGGTTTACGTTGGGTTGCTCGAGGATATGGAAGAACGAGCGGGATGGTTGTTGCCGCAAGCCCTCCTACGGATGACGCCGTGGTGATAACGGAGCCGTTGACGAAAGAGGACCTCGTTGGGTACCTCGCTTCCGGTTGCAAGCCCAAGGAAATGTGGCG AATTGGGACTGAACATGAGAAGTTTGGCTTTGAAGTTGGAACTTTATGTCCGATGAAATATGAACAAATTGCAGACTTGCTGAATGCTATAGCAGAGAGATTTGATTGGGATAAAATAGTGGAAGGAGATTATGTTATTGGCCTCAAGCAG GGTAAACAAAACATTTCATTAGAGCCTGGTGGTCAGTTTGAGCTTAGTGGTGCACCTCTTGAGACGCTTCACCAGACTTGTGCTGAGGTTAACTCACATCTTTATCAG GTGAAAGCTGTGGCAGAGGAGATGGGGATTGGATTTTTAGGAATTGGTTTTCAGCCAAAGTGGGGGCTGAAGGACATTCCTATTATGCCCAAG GGAAGGTACGAGATTATGAGAAACTACATGCCAAAAGTTGGTTCTCTTGGACTTGATATGATGTTCCGGACTTGTACGGTTCAG GTCAATCTTGACTTCAGTTCTGAATCTGATATGATTAGGAAATTTCGTGCTGGTCTTTCTTTGCAACCT ATTGCAACATCAATATTTGCTAATTCACCTTTCACTGAAGGAAAACCAAATGGTTATCTTAGCATGAGAAG CCATATTTGGACTGATACAGACAATAACCGGACTGGAATGCTTCCTTTTGTATTTGATGACTCTTTTGG ATTTGAACAATATGTGGACTATGCCCTCGATGTTCCCATGTACTTCGTCTATAGGAACAAGAAATATATTGATTGCACTGGATTGTCCTTCAGG GATTTTATGCAAGGAAAACTTCCTTGCATACCTGGTGAGCTCCCAACACTTAATGATTGGGAAAATCATCTAACAACAATATTCCCTGAG GTCAGATTGAAGAGATACCTGGAAATGCGGGGTGCTGATGGTGGCCCTTGGAGGAGGTTATGTGCTTTGCCAGCATTTTGG GTGGGCTTGTTATATGATGAGGTTTCATTACAGAATGTATTAGACATGACAGCTGATTggacaatggaagaaagacaaatGTTACGGAGAAAG GTTCCAATAACCGGTTTAAAGACCCCATTCCGCGATGGGCTGCTTAGACATGTTGCTGAAGAAGTTCTACAGTTGTCTAAG GATGGGTTGGAAAGAAGAGGATACAAAGAAGCTGGGTTTCTAAAAGAAGTAACTGACGTGGTTCAAACAG GAGTGACTCCAGCTGAGAAACTTCTAGAATTGTATCATGGAAAATGGGGATGCAATGTAGATCCCGTGTTTGAGGAGTTGTTATATTGA